A genomic stretch from Fusarium musae strain F31 chromosome 9, whole genome shotgun sequence includes:
- a CDS encoding hypothetical protein (EggNog:ENOG41), with product MKPTSFLIAIGASSAAAFPSTLHKRDCHESGVTWGAEKFLALQTAQEYCDGKINGPFSTAGQYINKCVNLSSNKKMDFFLRYDSELPADGPPHAVEKNLCTEYFHREINGCDHGGRSSYPATEGGTGALTVSADPNEGNCA from the exons ATGAAACCAACATCATTTCTCATTGCTATCGGGGCATCATCCGCCGCTGCATTCCCAAGCACCCTCCACAAGCGCGACTGCCACGAATCAGGTGTAACCTGGGGCGCAGAGAAATTCCTCGCCCTCCAGACTGCCCAGGAGTATTGCGATGGAAAAATCAACGGTCCCTTCAGCACCGCCGGCCAGTACATCAATAAGTGTGTCAACTtgagcagcaacaagaagatggactTTTTCCTCCGCTACGACTCAGAGCTTCCTGCTGATGGGCCTCCGCatgctgttgagaagaacTTGTGCACTGAGTATTTCCATCGCGAGATCAATGGGTGTGACCATGGGGGACGAAGTTCGTACCCCGCCACTGAGGGAGGTACTGGTGCTCTTACTGTCTC GGCCGACCCGAATGAAGGGAACTGTGCATAG
- a CDS encoding hypothetical protein (EggNog:ENOG41) — translation MEFPNPSLIGGAADIPVNSASPIITFTPVTLPSKDRRVDLDLKVTAPINGDNIPIIILSHGHGPSNYLSSLKGYGPVADWWASHGFVVIQPTHLSSRQLDYELNAESISELFMESRAKDLVQIVDSLDTIETTVPLLKGRLDKSKIAVVGHSLGSLSSALLLGAVNTDPRDGKSFKVPDPRIKAGVLFGAIGASDDPSENGKSMLPFLDLDFSNMTTPCLVFWGDSDVSPHLTNRGADWHNDPYKLSPGPKASFEVKDGKHGFGGISGWDAKECQDEGVERLAAMQRVTWAYLRTQLYGDGSWDEAKKAIGQNPQIGRIEEK, via the coding sequence ATGGAGTTTCCCAACCCTTCTCTCATCGGCGGCGCAGCTGACATCCCCGTCAACTCTGCCTCtcccatcatcaccttcacaCCAGTGACCCTCCCCTCTAAAGACCGCCGAGTCGATCTGGACCTCAAAGTCACAGCGCCCATCAACGGAGATAATatccccatcatcattctcTCCCACGGCCACGGCCCTAGCAATTATCTCTCCTCCCTCAAAGGCTACGGCCCGGTTGCCGATTGGTGGGCTAGCCATGGCTTTGTCGTCATTCAGCCTACACACTTGAGCTCTCGACAACTAGACTATGAACTGAACGCTGAGAGCATCAGTGAACTATTCATGGAGTCTCGTGCCAAGGATTTGGTTCAGATCGTTGATAGTCTTGATACCATTGAGACTACCGTTCCTCTGCTCAAGGGTAGGCTCGACAAGTCCAAGATTGCTGTTGTTGGGCATTCTCTCGGTTCTTTGTCCTCtgctctcctcctcggtgCCGTTAACACCGATCCTCGCGATGGGAAATCGTTCAAGGTCCCTGATCCACGTATCAAAGCCGGCGTGCTCTTTGGTGCCATCGGCGCAAGTGACGATCCCTCCGAAAATGGCAAATCCATGCTTCCCTTCTTAGACCTCGACTTCTCCAACATGACAACCCCCTGTCTTGTATTCTGGGGCGACAGTGATGTCAGCCCACATCTCACCAACCGAGGCGCAGATTGGCATAATGACCCTTACAAGCTTTCACCAGGCCCTAAAGCTTCTTTTGAGGTAAAGGATGGAAAGCATGGATTTGGTGGTATTAGTGGATGGGATGCTAAGGAGTGTCAGGATGAGGGTGTTGAGAGGTTGGCTGCCATGCAGAGGGTTACGTGGGCTTATTTGAGGACTCAGTTGTATGGCGATGGTTCGTGGGATGAGGCGAAGAAGGCTATTGGGCAGAATCCCCAGATTGGAAGGATTGAGGAAAAGTAG